A single genomic interval of Mycolicibacterium sp. MU0053 harbors:
- a CDS encoding potassium channel family protein, producing the protein MKVAIAGAGAVGRSIARELLENSHDVTLIERNAEHIDVDAIPAAHWHLGDACELSLLESVRAEEFDVMIAATGDDKANVVLSLLAKTEFAVPRVVARVNDPRNEWLFDEAWGVDVAVSTPRMLASLVEEAVAVGDLVHIMQFRKGGTNLVEITLPDDTPWGGKPVRKLDLPRDAALVTILRGHRVIVPQDDEPLEGGDELLLVTTPEVEDELRALLRPPSV; encoded by the coding sequence ATGAAGGTCGCGATAGCCGGGGCCGGAGCGGTGGGTCGCTCCATCGCCCGCGAACTGTTGGAGAACTCCCACGATGTGACGCTCATCGAGCGCAACGCCGAACACATCGACGTCGACGCCATCCCGGCCGCGCACTGGCACCTCGGCGACGCCTGCGAGTTGTCGCTGCTGGAATCGGTGCGCGCCGAGGAATTCGACGTGATGATCGCCGCGACCGGCGACGACAAGGCCAACGTGGTGCTTTCACTGCTGGCCAAGACGGAGTTCGCGGTGCCGCGCGTGGTGGCCCGGGTCAACGATCCGCGCAACGAGTGGCTGTTCGACGAGGCCTGGGGCGTCGACGTCGCGGTGTCCACCCCGCGCATGCTGGCCTCGCTGGTGGAGGAGGCCGTGGCCGTCGGCGACCTGGTGCACATCATGCAGTTCCGCAAGGGCGGCACCAACCTGGTCGAGATCACCCTGCCCGACGACACCCCGTGGGGCGGCAAACCGGTGCGCAAACTGGACCTGCCCCGCGACGCCGCGTTGGTCACCATTCTGCGCGGGCACCGGGTGATCGTGCCGCAGGACGACGAACCGCTCGAAGGCGGCGACGAGTTGCTGTTGGTCACCACCCCCGAGGTCGAGGACGAACTGCGGGCGCTGCTGCGACCGCCGTCGGTCTGA
- a CDS encoding alpha/beta hydrolase, with translation MAVDLRGVRTVLLPGTGSDDDYVRRAFGPALRAVGAVAITPATVPHRLIDAYRQALDEAAEAGPIAVGGVSLGAAVAVAWALEHPGRTVAVLAALPAWSGDPREAPAAAMAQLSAQQLRSDGLAAATARMQQSSPGWLAAELARSWAGQWPDLPDAMEQAARYIAPTASELTALRPPLGVASAADDPVHPLEIGAEWVAAAPRAALRTVTLAQFGADPGALGAACLAALDDVAD, from the coding sequence ATGGCTGTTGACCTCCGCGGTGTCCGCACCGTGCTGCTGCCCGGAACCGGCTCCGACGACGACTACGTCCGACGGGCGTTCGGCCCTGCTCTGCGCGCCGTCGGGGCCGTGGCGATCACCCCCGCCACGGTGCCGCATCGGCTCATCGACGCCTACCGACAGGCGCTGGACGAGGCCGCCGAGGCGGGTCCGATCGCGGTCGGCGGGGTGTCGCTGGGGGCTGCCGTGGCGGTCGCCTGGGCGCTCGAGCATCCGGGGCGGACGGTGGCGGTGCTGGCGGCCCTACCGGCCTGGAGCGGTGACCCGCGGGAGGCGCCGGCCGCCGCGATGGCCCAACTGTCGGCGCAGCAGTTGCGCAGCGACGGCCTGGCCGCAGCCACGGCACGGATGCAGCAGTCCAGCCCGGGGTGGCTCGCCGCGGAGTTGGCCCGGTCCTGGGCGGGTCAATGGCCCGATCTGCCCGACGCGATGGAGCAGGCCGCGCGCTACATCGCCCCCACCGCATCCGAGCTGACCGCCCTGCGGCCGCCGCTGGGGGTCGCGTCGGCGGCCGACGATCCGGTGCACCCGCTCGAAATCGGCGCCGAGTGGGTGGCGGCCGCCCCGAGGGCCGCGCTGCGCACCGTCACGTTGGCGCAGTTCGGTGCGGATCCGGGGGCCTTGGGTGCGGCGTGTCTGGCCGCGCTCGACGACGTGGCCGACTGA
- a CDS encoding OB-fold nucleic acid binding domain-containing protein, which yields MATAAGYLRRLTRRLTEDPEQRDVEELTDEAAHTGAQRAIDSKRGQEVTIVGTLRSVETNAKGCAGGVRAELFDGTATVLLVWLGQRRIPGIESGRSLLVRGRLGTLENGTKAIYNPHYEIR from the coding sequence ATGGCTACGGCCGCAGGTTATCTGCGTCGGCTCACCCGTCGGCTGACGGAAGACCCCGAACAGCGCGACGTCGAAGAGCTCACCGATGAGGCCGCGCACACCGGCGCGCAGCGCGCGATCGACAGCAAGCGCGGTCAGGAAGTCACCATCGTCGGCACCCTGCGTAGTGTGGAAACCAACGCCAAGGGCTGCGCTGGCGGGGTCCGGGCCGAACTGTTCGACGGTACGGCCACGGTCCTGCTGGTGTGGCTGGGGCAACGGCGGATTCCCGGCATCGAGTCCGGGCGTTCACTGCTGGTCCGCGGTCGGCTCGGCACGCTCGAGAACGGCACCAAGGCGATCTACAACCCGCACTACGAAATCCGCTGA
- a CDS encoding DUF3159 domain-containing protein: MGGVSGLIYSSLPVLVFVPISSLFGLMPAIISALVAATVILVWRLARRETTQPAISGFFGVGICALIAYLMGESKGYFLLGIWTSLFWASVFGISVLIRRPVVGYVWGWTNGQGHQWRSVRRATRAFDIATLAWAVLFASRFLVQQHLYDADQTGWLGVARIAMGWPLTAALALGTYLAIKTAQRAIHAVNQGAPAPAVDASADTPGADVTGRD, translated from the coding sequence ATGGGTGGCGTGAGTGGACTGATCTACTCGTCGCTGCCCGTACTGGTCTTCGTGCCCATCTCCTCGCTGTTCGGCCTGATGCCGGCGATCATCTCGGCGCTCGTCGCCGCGACGGTGATCCTGGTGTGGCGACTCGCGCGACGGGAGACCACTCAGCCGGCGATCTCCGGATTCTTCGGGGTCGGGATCTGCGCGCTGATCGCCTACCTGATGGGGGAGTCCAAAGGCTACTTCCTGCTCGGCATCTGGACATCGCTGTTCTGGGCCTCGGTGTTCGGCATCTCGGTGCTCATTCGCCGACCGGTCGTCGGTTATGTCTGGGGCTGGACCAACGGGCAGGGCCATCAATGGCGGTCGGTGCGCCGGGCCACCCGGGCCTTCGACATCGCCACGCTGGCCTGGGCGGTGCTGTTCGCGTCCCGGTTCCTGGTCCAGCAGCACCTCTACGATGCCGATCAGACCGGCTGGCTGGGGGTGGCCCGCATCGCGATGGGCTGGCCGCTGACCGCGGCGCTGGCGCTCGGTACCTACCTGGCGATCAAGACGGCCCAACGCGCCATCCATGCCGTCAACCAGGGCGCGCCGGCGCCCGCCGTCGACGCCTCGGCCGATACCCCCGGGGCCGACGTCACCGGCCGCGACTGA
- a CDS encoding DUF3710 domain-containing protein — MAFGKSKQDDDGAPAESAVSSGLDYDEDYDADDLDGPFDIEDFDDPDVAAVGRLDLGSVLIPMPEAGQVQVELNEAGVPSAVWVVTPNGRFTVAAYAAPKSAGLWREVAGELADSLRKDSAEVSIETGPWGREVVGTASGAVRFIGVDGYRWMIRCVVNGTLETMAALVQEARNALADTVVRRGDTPMPVRTPLPVQLPEPMAAQLRAAAEQAAAQQAGQQAGQQAPPEPEPPNPAARRSVSAMQQLRSTNTITGG; from the coding sequence ATGGCATTTGGTAAGAGCAAGCAGGACGACGACGGCGCGCCCGCCGAGAGCGCGGTGAGCAGCGGCCTGGACTACGACGAGGACTACGACGCCGACGACCTCGACGGCCCGTTCGACATCGAGGATTTCGACGACCCGGACGTCGCGGCGGTGGGACGGCTCGATCTGGGGTCGGTGCTCATCCCGATGCCCGAGGCCGGGCAGGTGCAGGTCGAACTCAATGAGGCCGGCGTGCCCAGCGCCGTGTGGGTGGTGACCCCGAACGGACGGTTCACCGTTGCGGCCTACGCCGCGCCCAAGAGCGCCGGGCTGTGGCGGGAGGTGGCCGGCGAGCTGGCGGACTCCCTGCGCAAGGACAGCGCCGAGGTCAGCATCGAGACCGGCCCGTGGGGGCGAGAGGTGGTCGGCACGGCCTCCGGAGCGGTCCGGTTCATCGGCGTCGACGGCTACCGCTGGATGATCCGGTGCGTGGTCAACGGCACGCTGGAGACCATGGCCGCGCTGGTCCAGGAAGCCCGAAATGCGTTGGCCGACACGGTGGTCCGGCGCGGCGACACCCCCATGCCGGTCCGCACTCCGCTGCCGGTGCAACTGCCGGAGCCGATGGCCGCCCAGCTGCGGGCCGCCGCCGAACAGGCCGCCGCCCAGCAGGCCGGACAGCAGGCCGGACAGCAGGCACCGCCGGAGCCGGAGCCGCCGAACCCGGCCGCGCGTCGCTCGGTGTCGGCCATGCAGCAACTGCGTAGCACCAACACGATCACCGGCGGCTAG
- a CDS encoding APC family permease, whose product MSKLSTATRRLLLGRPFRSDRIGSTLLPKRIALPVFASDAMSSVAYAPEEIFLVLSVAGISAYAMTPWIGLAVAFVLLVVVASYRQNVHAYPSGGGDYEVVTTNLGPAAGVTVASALMVDYVLTVAVSMSAAMANIGSAVPLVAQHKVLFAVLAIVVLMSMNLRGIRESGIAFAIPTYAFIVGIFLMLGYGLFRIYVLGDPLQAESAGFELQSEHGEVLGFALVFLVARSFSSGCAALTGVEAISNGVPAFRKPKSKNAATTLLMLGGLSIALLMGIIVLANKLGVQIAEDPATQLVGAPADYHQKTLVAQLAQSVFGSFHLGFVLITVVTALILVLAANTAFNGFPVLGSILAQDSYLPRQLHTRGDRLAFSNGILFLAIAAVAIVVAFQASVTALIQLYIVGVFVSFTLSQIGMVRHWTHHLKTEDDPAERARMIRSRMVNTVGFVCTGTVLVVVVVTKFVAGAWIAVVAMVALYILMKAIHRHYAAVAEELVRDEAEANEVTLPSRNHAVVLVSKLHLPTLRALAYARATRPDTLEAITVSVDDAETRELVHKWQDSDVSVPLKVIASPYREVTRPVLDYVKRITNESPRTVVTVFIPEYVVGHWWEGVLHNQSALRLKGRLLFMPNVMVTSVPWQLNSSDRVNITRPPGSAPGDTRRGIVS is encoded by the coding sequence GTGTCCAAGCTTTCGACCGCCACCAGGCGGTTGCTGTTGGGTCGGCCGTTCCGCAGTGACCGGATCGGCAGCACGCTGCTGCCCAAGCGCATCGCCCTCCCGGTGTTCGCCTCCGATGCGATGTCCTCGGTGGCGTATGCGCCCGAGGAGATTTTCCTGGTGCTGTCCGTAGCGGGGATCAGCGCCTATGCGATGACGCCGTGGATCGGGCTGGCGGTGGCCTTCGTGTTGCTCGTGGTGGTCGCGAGCTATCGGCAGAATGTGCACGCCTATCCGTCCGGCGGCGGCGACTACGAAGTGGTGACCACCAACCTGGGCCCGGCCGCCGGGGTCACGGTGGCCAGCGCGCTGATGGTGGATTACGTGTTGACCGTCGCGGTTTCGATGTCGGCGGCCATGGCGAACATCGGCTCGGCGGTGCCATTGGTGGCCCAGCACAAGGTGTTGTTCGCGGTGTTGGCGATCGTGGTGCTGATGTCGATGAATCTGCGCGGCATCCGCGAGTCCGGGATCGCGTTCGCCATTCCCACCTATGCGTTCATCGTCGGTATCTTCCTGATGCTGGGGTACGGCCTGTTCCGGATCTACGTGCTGGGCGATCCGCTCCAGGCCGAATCCGCCGGCTTCGAGTTGCAGTCCGAGCACGGCGAAGTGTTGGGTTTCGCGCTGGTGTTCCTGGTCGCACGGTCGTTCTCGTCCGGCTGCGCCGCTCTGACCGGGGTCGAGGCCATCAGCAACGGTGTCCCCGCATTCCGGAAACCCAAGTCCAAGAACGCCGCCACCACGCTGCTGATGCTCGGTGGACTCTCGATCGCGTTGTTGATGGGCATCATCGTGCTGGCGAACAAGCTCGGCGTGCAGATCGCCGAGGATCCGGCGACGCAGCTGGTGGGCGCCCCGGCCGATTACCACCAGAAGACCTTGGTGGCTCAGCTGGCACAGTCGGTATTCGGTAGCTTCCACCTGGGCTTCGTGCTCATCACCGTCGTGACGGCGCTGATTCTGGTGCTGGCGGCCAACACCGCGTTCAACGGTTTCCCGGTGTTGGGATCGATTCTGGCCCAGGACAGTTACCTGCCGCGGCAATTACACACCCGCGGCGACCGGCTGGCGTTCTCCAACGGGATCCTGTTCTTGGCGATCGCGGCCGTGGCGATCGTGGTGGCCTTCCAGGCCTCGGTCACCGCGCTGATCCAGCTCTACATCGTCGGGGTGTTCGTCTCGTTCACGCTGTCGCAGATCGGCATGGTGCGGCACTGGACGCATCACCTGAAGACCGAGGACGATCCGGCCGAACGGGCCAGGATGATCCGGTCCCGGATGGTCAACACCGTCGGGTTCGTGTGCACCGGCACCGTGTTGGTGGTGGTGGTGGTCACCAAGTTCGTCGCCGGCGCCTGGATTGCCGTGGTCGCGATGGTCGCGTTGTACATCCTGATGAAGGCCATCCATCGGCACTACGCCGCCGTGGCCGAGGAGCTAGTCCGCGACGAGGCCGAGGCCAACGAGGTCACCCTGCCCAGCCGCAACCACGCGGTGGTGTTGGTCTCCAAGTTGCACCTGCCTACGCTGCGGGCGCTGGCCTACGCCCGCGCGACCCGCCCCGACACCCTGGAAGCCATCACCGTGAGCGTCGACGACGCCGAGACCAGGGAACTGGTGCACAAGTGGCAGGATAGCGACGTGTCGGTGCCGCTGAAGGTCATCGCCTCGCCCTATCGAGAGGTGACCCGACCGGTGCTCGACTACGTCAAACGGATCACCAACGAATCCCCACGAACGGTGGTCACTGTGTTCATTCCCGAGTATGTGGTCGGTCATTGGTGGGAGGGCGTGCTGCACAACCAGAGTGCGTTGCGACTCAAGGGCAGACTGTTGTTCATGCCCAACGTGATGGTGACTTCGGTTCCGTGGCAGCTCAATTCGTCGGACCGGGTGAACATCACCCGGCCGCCGGGCTCGGCACCCGGCGATACCCGACGGGGCATCGTCAGTTGA
- a CDS encoding potassium channel family protein: MRVVVMGCGRVGAALADALARIGHDVAVIDRDSSAFQRLPADFPGERVLGMGFDRDVLLRAGIESAGAFAAVSSGDNSNIISARVARENFGVERVVARIYDAKRAAVYERLGIPTIATVPWTTDRLLNALTRDAETTKWRDPTGSVSVAEVVLHEDWVGRRLTDLESATGARVAFLIRFGEGMLPEIKTVLQASDQVYIAALADHLTRAMGVAALPPSPDLDSEGGR; this comes from the coding sequence GTGCGCGTAGTGGTGATGGGCTGCGGTCGGGTGGGCGCCGCCTTGGCGGATGCGCTGGCCCGGATCGGCCACGATGTGGCCGTGATCGATCGCGACAGTTCGGCGTTTCAGCGCCTGCCTGCCGACTTCCCCGGCGAACGCGTACTCGGCATGGGGTTCGACCGTGACGTGTTGCTGCGGGCCGGAATCGAGAGCGCCGGCGCGTTCGCCGCGGTGTCCTCCGGCGACAACTCCAACATCATCTCCGCGCGGGTGGCGCGCGAGAACTTCGGCGTCGAACGCGTCGTCGCGCGGATCTACGACGCCAAACGGGCCGCGGTCTACGAGCGCCTCGGCATCCCGACCATCGCCACCGTGCCGTGGACCACCGACCGGCTACTCAACGCGCTGACCCGCGACGCGGAGACCACCAAGTGGCGCGACCCCACCGGATCGGTGTCCGTCGCCGAGGTCGTCCTGCACGAGGATTGGGTGGGCCGGCGGCTGACCGACCTCGAAAGCGCGACCGGCGCCCGGGTGGCGTTTCTGATCCGGTTCGGCGAGGGCATGCTGCCCGAGATCAAGACCGTGCTGCAGGCCAGCGACCAGGTGTACATCGCCGCACTGGCCGACCACCTCACCCGGGCGATGGGGGTGGCCGCGTTGCCGCCCAGCCCGGACCTCGACTCCGAAGGCGGACGATGA